In the genome of Limnochordia bacterium, the window TCTTTGCTCTGGAATGGAACGAGGAGGAGTATATCTTTTATGTTGATGGCCAGGAAACCTGGCGAACCTCGGCCGGTGGTATATCTCAAGTTCCTTCTTGGGTGCAGCTTACCGCAACCGTTGGCAAGTGGGCAGGGGATATTCGCAACGCCAAGCTACCGGCTCAGTACATCATAGACTATGTAAGAGTCTATGAGCGAATCCATGAAATAGAGATTAGCTCACCGGCCAACCAAGCTGTTGTTTCTGCACATGAGCCAGTTCGCTTTGAGATTCTTCCAGAGATTGATGTGGAGGAGATCTGTGTCATGCAGAATGAATCGGAGATCTACAGAGGAGCCAAAGTGCCCCAGGATCTACGTTTATGTCTGCCCGTTTTTGATGAACAGGAGGAGCATAGGGTCAAGGTCGTGGTAACCGATACACAAGGAAAGCAGTGGGAGCGTTCTCATCAAGTCCGAGTCAAACGTCTTGCCTTGCAGCTACCCGGCCAAACTTGGGTGCAAGGAAGGCTGGATTTCCAGATCATGTCTGGACTGGACGAGGACGAAAAGATTTGCTCCGTAGAGGTTTTCCTGGATCCGATGCGGGCTTTTGAGGAAACGGAGAGGATCCTATTTTATGAAGGAAGTAAGATTCCCCATCAGCTTTCCCTTGATACACTGACCCTTGATGATGGAGCCTATGATCTTCTAGTTATGATCCGAACTAATCAAGGGATTACTTCCACTGATACCCAGCGAATCGTTGTTTCTAACTGGGAAACCATTGAAGAAACCTTCGAACCCCCAGGGGTATGGTTCGGTGGTAAGTTTGATCGGCTAAAGACAGTAAAACGGTCAAACGGATGGGAATTTGTGGGCGATGAAGCGGAAAGTTTCTTTGGGGATATCCAACGAATTACATCAACCAGTGCGGACAATGAGTATCTCATTTGGGCCTTGCCCCATCTTCATGGCTTCAGCTTTATTGTATATGCCCAAGACACTCAGGTTCACGAGCAGCTCAGGATCGATGTCTCAGGGGATATGCAGAGTTGGTCGGGAATAGATTACAAGGTAGAGATCTTGGATCGTTCTAGTTCCGGTTGGCTGAAATTGAACCTGTATGGAGACATTCCTTCTGCAGGGGATGTGGACCATATTAGAGTCACAGTTTTACCTGGTCCCGGTGCCAACGCCATCCAACTAGGACATGGGACCTTGAAAGGATTAAAGGTGATTGATGATCACTAAGAAAGATACAGGTATGTCAAATAATAAGGAGGAGTCCAAGATGTCACAAAGACAGTTCTGCCGTTTGATTCAAATAGTAACGATTATTGGTCTTATCGCAGTGTTTACCATGGTTAGCTTTGCTGAAAAGACAAAGGTTACTTTTTGGACCATGGGGCCTTTGTATAAACGGATCCTAGAACAGATCATCCCTGAGTTTGAGAAAGAGTTTCCTAATATTGAGCTAGAGATGGTATACGGAACCAATGCCCAAAAGCTGGCTGTTGCTCTGGCAGGTGGTGCAGCACCGGATGTTGTCACCTTACCCACCCGCCAAGCACCTTGGTTTATTGGGAGTGAAGCGGTTCTACCTATAGATTTCTCGGCTTTTGGTGTTCAGGATGCCCAAGAGTTTGCCACCGGTTACTGGCCTGGTATCCTAAATGCAATTAGCTATAAGGGACAAGTCTACTTTGCGCCGGTGGAGATCAACACTGTTGCGACATTCTACAACACCAACATGCTCGCAAGCCACGGTATTGGCACAGTGCCGGAGACTTGGGAGGATTACATTTCCATTGGCCGGAAGCTGACCCTATTGGCAGAGGATGGGAGTTATTCGCAGCTTGGTCTAGGTTTTATGGGGGATCCCGAGTGGTCAGCTTTGTATCTGGTATCCTTTGCCCGCCAAGCCGGGAGTGACTGGATTACCCCTGCAGGGAAGCCCAACTTTAGCGATCCGAAGGTCATTGATGCCCTAGGGGTCTATGACGACATCTTTAGACAACAGGCATCCATTGGTGTGTGGCATCTCAATGCTTTCACCCAAGGACAGGTGGCTTTCTTCTTTGATGGTAGCTATCGTTACTTCTTCCTCAAGAACAATGCCCCGGGTTTGGACTTTGCCACCGCACCCTATCCGGTTTTGGAGGATGGTATACCCGCCACAAGTAGTTGGGCCCAAGGGCTTTATGTAACGTCCCAAAGTG includes:
- a CDS encoding glycoside hydrolase family 16 protein, producing MVQTKNKGVLITVLVFCFTFMLVAASRALAHSPSAEKPGWRLTFEDNFAGNQLDLTKWSYLPERPWMDGNRSSRAVFLDGQGHLVIQISEHNGSYYFGAITTRGKFEQAYGYYEIRAQLPQEEGLWAAFWLMTDGAHRIGDGGRDGTEIDILESPFAKQDRISHALHWDGYEEHHQSAGKTPYIPGIYDGFHIFALEWNEEEYIFYVDGQETWRTSAGGISQVPSWVQLTATVGKWAGDIRNAKLPAQYIIDYVRVYERIHEIEISSPANQAVVSAHEPVRFEILPEIDVEEICVMQNESEIYRGAKVPQDLRLCLPVFDEQEEHRVKVVVTDTQGKQWERSHQVRVKRLALQLPGQTWVQGRLDFQIMSGLDEDEKICSVEVFLDPMRAFEETERILFYEGSKIPHQLSLDTLTLDDGAYDLLVMIRTNQGITSTDTQRIVVSNWETIEETFEPPGVWFGGKFDRLKTVKRSNGWEFVGDEAESFFGDIQRITSTSADNEYLIWALPHLHGFSFIVYAQDTQVHEQLRIDVSGDMQSWSGIDYKVEILDRSSSGWLKLNLYGDIPSAGDVDHIRVTVLPGPGANAIQLGHGTLKGLKVIDDH
- a CDS encoding sugar ABC transporter substrate-binding protein, with translation MSQRQFCRLIQIVTIIGLIAVFTMVSFAEKTKVTFWTMGPLYKRILEQIIPEFEKEFPNIELEMVYGTNAQKLAVALAGGAAPDVVTLPTRQAPWFIGSEAVLPIDFSAFGVQDAQEFATGYWPGILNAISYKGQVYFAPVEINTVATFYNTNMLASHGIGTVPETWEDYISIGRKLTLLAEDGSYSQLGLGFMGDPEWSALYLVSFARQAGSDWITPAGKPNFSDPKVIDALGVYDDIFRQQASIGVWHLNAFTQGQVAFFFDGSYRYFFLKNNAPGLDFATAPYPVLEDGIPATSSWAQGLYVTSQSEHPDLAWQVAAFFTNPRFGSIWLNEGGILQPVREQWLADSLDREPRLLPFVTGLDHAYMEIAHPEYTDVVEHVHAANRAIINGEKPVAAAMIQLDEALAPILAPKE